TTCGCTCGGTTTCCTGATCGGACGCGCCCGTGGCCGGGAGATCCTCGGCATTCTGGGCGACCTCGCCGGCGAGCGGGTCGACGAGAGCGTACGCAGCGTCCTGATCCGCTAGGGCCTCGCGCCAGGGCCTTCCTTCGCTGCGCCGTCTGCTCCACCTCTCCGACATCCACTTCGGGCCGCCGCACTACCGGCCGGCGGCCGCGGGCGTGGAGGCGCTGGTCGCCGACCGGCGCCCCGACCTCGTCGTCGTGTCGGGAGACCTGACTCAGCGGGCGAAACCTCTGCAGTTCCGGCAGGCGCGGCGGTTCCTGGAAGGGCTCGGGCCGCCGTTCCTGGCCGTACCGGGCAACCACGACGTTCCGATGTACCGGGTGTGGGAGCGTCTGCTCGACCGTTACGGCGCCTACCGCCGCCACTTCAGCCCCGACATCGAGCCCAGCTTCCGGGATGCGGAACTGGAGGTCGTCGGGTTCAACACGGCGTTCAACCTGACGATCGAGGACGGCCGCTTCACGGCACGCCAACTGGCCGCGGTGGGGGAGCGCTTCCATCGGGACGGCTCGGCGGAGAGCGAGGGCCGTGTGCGGATCGCCGTCGCCCATCACCCGCTGGCGGCCCTGCCCGAACTGATGGGCTGGCGTACGGCGCGTCGCAGCGGCGAGGCCCTGACGGCGTTCGCGGCCGCCGGCGTCGACCTGGTCCTGGCCGGGCACGTCCACGTAGCCGCCGTGGGCGTGGCGCCGGACTGCGGAAGAAGGCTGTGGCTGGTCCAGAGCGGTACCTCGACTTCGGGGCGCGGACGGGGCAGGGAGCGCGGCCGGAACACCTGCAACCTGATCACCCTGGATACGGGGGTCGGGGGCCGGTCGGCGACGGTCGAGCAGATGCTCTGGTCGGAGCGGAGCGGGCTTTTCGAGACAGAAGCGGTTCACGACTGCGCACTGGCATGACCTACGACCGCGCCCTGGCATGAACGCGGTCGATCTGCGGGCCTTCGACCGCGTGGCGGGTCGGGTCGAGACGCTGGACAACGGCCTGCGAGTGGTCCTCCTGCCGCAGAACGGGGCCGAGTCGATCGTCGTTGCCCTCTGCTATCGCGCCGGAAGTCGGGACGAGGAACCCGGCGAGTCCGGTCTGGCCCACTTTCTGGAGCACATGATGTTCAAGGGCTCGGCGGCCTACGAACCGGGCGCGATCGACCGTCTGACTCAGCGCCTGGGCGGCACGAACAACGCGTTCACGTCCCACGACGCAACCCTCTACCACTTCCAGTTCGAGCGCGGATCGTGGCAGGAGGCGCTCCGGATCGAGTCCGACCGGATGCGGGGCCTGAGCCTGCTGCCGGAGGAGGTGGACAGCGAGCGCGAGGTGATCCTCGAGGAGATCCGGATGGTCGAGGACGATCCCTGGGACGCGCTGGAGCAGGCGGTGGCCCGGCGCGTGTTCGGCGGCCATCCCTACGGGCGATCCGTGCTCGGCACGAGGGAGAGCCTGCGCTCGCTGGACGCCGGGGCGCTCCGCTCGTTTCATGACCGGCACTATCGGCCGGGTCGTGCGGTCCTGGTCTGCGCCGGCGGCCTGCCCCCGGACGCGATGGAGCTTGTCGAGGCGGCGCTGGGCGGCGGCGCGCCAACCGGTGGGCGAACCCGCGCGAGCCCCGGATCGCCCGTCTTCGAGGCACGGCCCGACGGTCGGGTCGAGCTGCAGGGAGGGGAGACGCCACGCCTGCTCGTCGCCCATCCGGCGCCCGCGCCGGACGACCCGGCCCATGTCCATCTCCGTCTGACCCTGGCCGTCCTCTGCAGTGGCCGCGCGAGTCGCGTCCAGCGCGACCTTGTCGAGGAGGATCCGCTGGCGCTCTGGGCCTCGGCCGCCGTTGCCGGGCACCGGTTGGGAGGCATGGCGACGCTGTCGGCCGAGGCGGCGCCCGGTGTCGATCCGGAGCGTCTGGAGCAGGAGCTCTGTGCGCGGGTCGAGGGCCTCGCGAGTCGCCCGCCGGACGCCGAAGAGCTCGAGCGGGCGAAGCGGATTCTGTTCGCGGACTGGGTCTTCCTGCACGAAGCGGTCGCCGAACGGGCGGTGACGGCCGCGCTCGAGCAGGCTCTGTTCCGACCGGGCTTCAGCCGCGATTCGTTCGAGGCGTTGTCCGCCGCGACCGCATCCGACGTCGCCGCGGCCTGCGCCGCCCTGCTGTCCGGGGAAACGCGGGTCGTCGGCTGGTCTCGCCCGTGACCGATCGCGAGCCGCTGCGTCTCGACCTGTGGTCGGGCCGGCTGCGCCTGGCCGCCCTGCGCGTGCCGGACTCCGGCGTCGTGGCGGCCCGAGCCTGGCTTCGCGGCGGCGCCCGCGTCGATCCGTCGCCCGGGCTGGCGCTTCTCTGCGGCCGCATGCTGGTCGAGGGCAGCGCCCGCCGAACCTGGCGCGAGATCGCCGAACAGGCCGAAGCGCGCGGCGTGTCCCTGAACGGCTTGGCGAGCGCCGAGGTC
This portion of the Acidobacteriota bacterium genome encodes:
- a CDS encoding pitrilysin family protein, yielding MNAVDLRAFDRVAGRVETLDNGLRVVLLPQNGAESIVVALCYRAGSRDEEPGESGLAHFLEHMMFKGSAAYEPGAIDRLTQRLGGTNNAFTSHDATLYHFQFERGSWQEALRIESDRMRGLSLLPEEVDSEREVILEEIRMVEDDPWDALEQAVARRVFGGHPYGRSVLGTRESLRSLDAGALRSFHDRHYRPGRAVLVCAGGLPPDAMELVEAALGGGAPTGGRTRASPGSPVFEARPDGRVELQGGETPRLLVAHPAPAPDDPAHVHLRLTLAVLCSGRASRVQRDLVEEDPLALWASAAVAGHRLGGMATLSAEAAPGVDPERLEQELCARVEGLASRPPDAEELERAKRILFADWVFLHEAVAERAVTAALEQALFRPGFSRDSFEALSAATASDVAAACAALLSGETRVVGWSRP
- a CDS encoding metallophosphoesterase, which produces MLHLSDIHFGPPHYRPAAAGVEALVADRRPDLVVVSGDLTQRAKPLQFRQARRFLEGLGPPFLAVPGNHDVPMYRVWERLLDRYGAYRRHFSPDIEPSFRDAELEVVGFNTAFNLTIEDGRFTARQLAAVGERFHRDGSAESEGRVRIAVAHHPLAALPELMGWRTARRSGEALTAFAAAGVDLVLAGHVHVAAVGVAPDCGRRLWLVQSGTSTSGRGRGRERGRNTCNLITLDTGVGGRSATVEQMLWSERSGLFETEAVHDCALA